One Bemisia tabaci chromosome 4, PGI_BMITA_v3 genomic window, TGCGCCTTTTAGATTCCACTGGGATTAGAAGCGCCAGGACTTGCTTCGAGTAGTTATGCAACTAGGTGTCATGGTGGTTCTAAAGGAGCACCATTTCCTAGTATTTGTAGTCCCCGAGAGTTCCTTGTCAGAATTCTAGTTACTGAGATTAGTATACTGCTCTATACAATAATCTTGCCTAGTTTCACCAAGGGTATGGCCCTCTCGATCAGGGCACCGCGCAGTCCATGGAAGTTCCAAATCATCACAGGCCCCAATGAAGCTAAATTAATGACACGCTCTATCTAACAGTCCCAAACGAAACCCAACTGGAGGGAAAAGGTGTTAACTCGCAACTGCTTGAATAGTTGAGAAGGCGACCTGTGATGGAACAGGTCATGTTCTaacaaagagcctcgccaaaatcATTGGTTATCATGGATTTTTGTGACCAACTGGGAAGTTCCAACTTGTCGGTGTGGGTTTCAACCATTGCTGCGAGTAATACAAATGTACCCGCAATATTCCTGATGAGCTGCCAAGAATTCCTGTCAGTTTTGCTTAATCTAACATCACTTGTTTTAAATGTGGCTAACAACCACATTTAAGTACACATTGGCTCATTTAGAACCAACAGAAATTATTTAATCTTCAAACCAACTTAAGTTAAGCTGAATTTGTGAAACTAGTCATCATTAGCAAAATCTAttcattaaggtgattcaataGACGCCATATtgtgtgtcagaacggcatgcgctatatcgcatccattggttccattttttcagctacttgtcatttttctccaattttgagattgcaattctgttgtctggagactaaagcactcacttaccaatttttacgaagaaattcaacgcaataaTGGCgtcgtttttttagagagaaaacatcgcattagATAcggatatcgaaactgcactcgaatgcgatattttctctctaaaaaaaccacgcctttattacgttgaatttctttgttaaaattggtaagtgagtgctttagtctcctgacaacagaattgcgatctcaaaattggagagaaatgacgagtacctgaaaaaatggaaccaattgatgcgatatatcgcatgccgttctgacacaaaatgtggcatccatcgaatcaccttaatcctTCGAGGAAAGTCATCGGTCAAGAACAAGAAGTTCCATGTTGGTTTTAGGTTACGCAACGTTGTGCCTGTAACAGCTCAACATGTCATTATTGGCCAGCACTAAAAGTTCCAATTTTGTAAGTAGAGGTTAGTGTTATCAGTGATTTCAAAGTCACGTAATTCTCATCCTTccctattttcaattttcaggatttGTCGCAAGAAAAGCATCAACCATTCTCAGAGCATAACAAGAATATCACCAACACGAAcctaaaatctcaaaatgtaAGTTCTCTCTGTGTATATTTACTTTTAGGACACTCCAGTATTTTTCATCTCTCCCAAATATGTGTTATCTTGTTGATGTCTTGTTTGATAAAAAGCCAAAGCCGTCAGTGATTTGTCAAAATGAGCAACGATCTGATATGACCCATTTGCCTACAACTGTTAGTTACCAAGTTTGGAACCTCTCTATAGACATTGTTCAATTCCTGTTAGGTACTAAGTAAGTTCCTCTTCTTACACATTTTCTAGCCCATAGATTTATCGTCACGTCCTTAAAATACCATTAAGAACCCAAGCATCACCTGACAAGTATCTCTCATGCTCCAGGGTTTGTGATTCTTTAAAAAGGTCTTAAACACACTTGGATTTTTCTAGAATTTGAAGCCCCTGGGTAccttagaattttgaaaatttgctcttatttttcaaacagatcTTAAATGTTTCATCTGCgggttattttatttttgtttatttgaaCAAGATCTTTTCTCCCTGTAAATTAAAATCTTCTCAATCATCAAATAGTGTTGTCTGTACATCATATATTTGCTTCCTCATGTACAGGAAGGAAAAAACGAAGGCACAGAAAGAGAATAGTGCCACTTTCAAGGCATGCTTTAATGTCTTTAAAATGGTTTTGCACATCCATGAAAGCATTTGAAAAATGCAGAAGCGTTTATAAGATCCTTGACACACCTTGAAAAGTCCTCTATATCCTAGTTTGGATTCTGGCTTCAAAAATTTATCTTACATTCCATGTCTTTGTTCGCGCAATTATGTTAATCTTGGTGCAATTCAAGATAATTATACTGATCTCATTTTTCTCTCTGACTTTTTAACAAATTTCAGGGCCATATCAAAGAAGATAAATCCAGGAGCAACATGTTTGACCCATCCATAGAACCTCTGCTCAAAGACAACCCCAGAAGATTCGTCATTTTCCCAATTGAGTTTCATGACATCTGGCAAATGTACAAGAAAGCTGAAGCCTCGTTCTGGACTGCTGAAGAAGTAGACCTATCCAAGGtaacaaacattttattttatcatctcGCTTCATGAAGAATTAAAAACCTGTGGTATCACACCCCTCTATAGGTTCCTTAAATCTAATTTCCCTCTAATGCTGAAGCAAATTGGTAATACTTACATAACCAATATTGGCGAAAGTTCCCATCTAGTAGGAGGCAAAGTATCAGTAGTGAAAGTCAGCCCAGCAGAGCAATTATGCTTGTTGGAAGATTTGGTTAGAATGATATTATGTAACTTCATAACGAGTTTAACCTAGCCAACATCATCAAATTCTTGCTCTCCTTTAATCAAACCATCATATATTTGatttcttaaatattttataaattatgTATGTATTATGAAGTAAACTAGtgctttttcaaagttaaatcAACAGCCATCAAGGTGTAAAAATTCTACCTCCTCTTTAAAAACCCGAAGAGGACAGCAAATAATGGTTGAGAAAGTTTGAAACTACCCAAGTTGACAGTAATAATCTGAAGAACTAATTCTTAGTTTGTTAAAATTATTAGAGTAAGAACATGAAGTAGTCATCATCTAGTTTCTTCCATCTTTTTTATCTGATGTTTTTATTGTCCTATttccccttggaattttcaattgCTAATGTTTTTTTGCAGGATCTTGCAgattgggaaaaattaaaaccggACGAGAAACATTTTATTTCGCATGTACTTGCATTTTTTGCTGCCTCGGATGGTATTGTGAATGAAAACCTGGTAGAAAGATTCAGTCAAGAGGTTCAAGTAACGGAAGCACGTTGTTTCTATGGCTTCCAAATAGCAATGGAGAATGTCCACTCTGAAATGTATAGTTTACTCATCGACACTTACATTAGAGATCCCAAAGAACGGTAACTGCTTTATCCTTCATTCAATGATGTTTTTAATTTCTCTATAGGTTAAACTGATGCATCTCAAAgctattgattaattaaattattttccaatgGGACGCATCCTTCTTGCACAAACTGGAGATCATAAGTTGGCTCATCGGTTACTCTTACAAGTAATTGGCCTGGTAACTTTCGTAAGGGAACAGTCAATGACTGCACCAAATGAGCCTATTTGTGAGCTCTAGTTTGTGCATGGACAAATAACCTGTCAGACATTATTCTATTTTGTTCCTCAATCCAGCTAAATTTTACTAGGAGTTCATTGTAACAAGAGATGGCTGACTTGAGCCCTTAACAAGGCCTTGtgtttttttcaatgaagtGAGGAGTGGCTTTTTGTGCCCAAGAAGTCTTATGTAACAATTGCCCGCATATCTCGTGCAAAGTTGATCTTGGACAATTTATCTGTTTTAGTAATTGAGACTGTCAAAACCTTCGGAGACCTATTCCAAAAATTGTGATGTTTCCGAACTTCAGGTGTTTCCATTTTGTCCAAGATGTCTCTCAAATCAAAGTAATCTTAGTCCCTCAGGATTCAAATTTTTGCGATTAGTCGAAATTTTTGCTGTTGTATTCCTTATTCCATTGTGATACTCAAGATTCCATCCATGTGTGAACGAATTTTTCAGCGAGTACTTGTTCAATGCCATTGAAACAATGCCTTGTGTAAAGAGGAAAGCAGACTGGGCCATGAAATGGATCGCTGATGATGCATCAAGCTTCGCCGAACGAGTGATTGCATTTGCTGCTGTGGAAGGAATCTTCTTCTCTGGCAGTTTTGCCTCCATTTTCTGGCTGAAGAAAAGGGGTTTGATGCCTGGCCTCACTTTCAGCAATGAACTAATTTCTCGAGATGAAGTGAgcgtcttttttttctcataaccTCTCTTCTTAGATTTTACATAATTATCTCAATCGCGCAGCTTACTATTATATGCTTTTGTTTCTATCGTTTGAACTTaatgaaattgaatttcaactccaatttttttcccttttctccaATTATTTTTCTATTGCTGCAACGTCATATAGTTTACAATCATCCTtcttgtcataattttttctcttattctACTCTCTGTGCATTTTTTCTCATGAACTGCGGGCCTCCACTACAAAGTAGCTGCTCGGTGcgggtttttgaaaattttgtctacTATTGTGAAATTTTAGTGTAATACAATTTATGGGTAGCTCCATCATAGTCACTGCTCCAATGGAAGCTACGAAAGGTCTCTGTGAGATTTCCACAATAAATCATAAAAACTCTGAAAGGagagactccccccccccccccccccgaaatttcAAGTATAATATTTACACTCCATACTGATTTGTTGGCTCAATAaggcatgaaattttcaatagcAGTTAACAGAATTACTGATGAGAGgtttgtctaaaaaaaaaaataaatgcccTCCCTCTCTCCTTCGATATCCACCATAGTTCACCATAGTGGGcgcatgaaatttaaaaattctcaaattattACCATGCCACTGCCATTTGCCAGTCCtgcatttgttttattttgtgcTGACACGCTccattcattatttttgttcaggGTCTCCACTGTGATTTCGCGTGCCTGATGTTCAAACACATCATTCAAAAACCCAGTGAAGATAGAGTTAAGGAAATCATAATGGACGCAGTGAAGATTGAACAAGAGTTTCTTACCGAGGCTTTGCCAGTTGCCATGATTGGAATGAATGGGACTCTGATGAAGCAGTATATTGAATTCGTGGCTGACCGGCTTCTTGTCGAATTGGGTTGTATGAAGGTAAGctccgaaaaaaatttagacCGAATGAATTAAGATTTAAACATTCCCCCGATAGAACTGTGTCATTCAAAAACTTGCCTGCTCATTGTTTCTAAGAATTGCCTTGTAGACAAATATTGTTCATCGCCTATTGTTGATAGTCTCTCTCTTACTGAAAAGACATGTTTTTAGCCAAGGATCTTCTTTACATTGGAGGATGGTGacgaaattttatgtttttgtaGAAAGAAGATTAAGagtgaagttttcaagaaaagaggAGACTGCATTTTTCCAAAATCCATGAGTCAATTATCAGTTCAAATTGTGGGACTGATCATGAAAGGTAGCCAAAAACTAGGAATCGTATGGTGAAACGACTAAGAACAATGTAGGAATTGCAGAAAAATTAGCAAGAAGTCAGTAAATCCATTTCCAGAAACTAATGAGATCAGCCTCAAATGTGTGGAGAGCTAATGCACCTACCCAAGGAAACTCACTGTATCGTTTTTAATCCATAgcgtacatagagtcgtaatgtaaatgggagagctgatGCCATGTTCTCCTTGACGAGTTCCAAGCCCGGTGtgcgggtcactttttcgatacatattcgatcctaAATGGCAGTGTGGAATACTGAGTAATTCCATGGCTGGGTCCCCGTGTATcccaaagaatcgattatgtattgaaaaagtgaccTGGCACTGCACAGGAGTCTCGAAATTCAGGACctgggaatggagatgttgcatgcgaggaatttgcaatttgactgttgattctaacgtgaaagttcgcgagaaacacaatggtgccactggttttctctgaaatcacctcccaagctcaaaaaaagctctcaagttgaggccaaaatggaggggatatcccaccctaccttgagagtccacctctacatcaagactaactctccatgcaaagatagggagcaaatacatagacagggctgccacttcatttggggactctaaaactgaaaacacagcatcactgctaatgtatttgctccctatctttgcaaggagagtttgtcttgatgtagaggtggactctccgggtagaatgggatatcccctccattttggcctcaacttgaaagcttattttgggcttgggagttgatttcagagaaaaccagtgagaccatcgtgttcctcacgaacttttacatatgaatcaacagtcaaatcgcaaattcctgacacacgcaacatctccattgcttgaaagtggcgccagccctcccacttacattacgactctatgtttTAATCACACCAtcagtaaaataaatttttattagCCATTATGCCGAAAATGAAAGTGATAGGTAGTTACTGTTGGCCACACTCTCAATTGCTTTTACCAAGACTGGTTCATCAGCACATGTCATTTTTATCACTATCAGCCGACAGTGCGCAACGCTGATTGATTGTTATAGCTCTTGGAAGACCCTTGAAGAAAAGCAAGGACAATCATTGATGACATAATTGAATTGGACAACCGTCTTCCATTCATTATCCTAAATTGATATGTATTGAAAAACAGCAGTTTTCTTAAACTTCTCCACTGAGCCTAAGACATCACTCAGTATCAGTCAGTGATAAAATCGTGGAATAGAAACTATTACTTTGGCTAGCAACCCTAAAATtgtttttggtgaaaaaattgatttttcaaaaaattggttCTTCATAATGCAGGTCAATACTTGAGATTGAgtgatcatgaaattttccaaaactttttgaaataaTCAAGGGGCCATGAACCGTCTAGACATAATGAGAACTCTGCTAAGTTTGAACTTCAGGAAACGAATTCTTGTGATTCAAATTTGACAGTTCCTTATTGAATTTTGGGCTGGCTAAATTGcgctaattttttcctctcttaatCTTCCTTTCTAGGTGTATTTCAAAGAGAATCCTTTTGACTTCATGGAACAGATCTCTCTGGAAGGCAAAACAAACTTCTTCGAGAAAAAAGTTGGAGAATATCAGAAAAGTGGTGTCATGTCAAACAAAGATGCGCATGTCTTCTCTTTGGATGCTGATTTTTAATCTATTAATAACTCTCACTGATGGTCGATTTTCAACGATGACTCAAGAACTGTACATTAGAATCCATTATCTTTAGAATACACCAATTATTTAAACAGTGCTTTGGAGAAAAAACTTTTCAGTATTCAAAAGTAAGTTAACATGCTTTGTTCTGAGTCTTACTTTCACTGATCCATGTTCGTACAGTGTACCTCAATCATAGTcctgttcaaatttttttggtcaaGTTTTACTAtagtaattaataattttagtcCTGTTAAAAGACAAACAAGTAAAACCCTCACTTCAAAAATAGTTATTCTTTACTTTCAGACCTTAATTGACTTTCTATGAGTGTTAATATACTCCATATGGGAGCAGGTCCTCTGTGTGAAGCTTACTCGCCTATTTTAAGTACTTAACTTTTAAATTCTGCCCAAACGATggtttaaaaaattacttattAAAATAGTGAATGTGAATGAGGGAGGGGTAGAGGGTTGCCACAGGTAAGGAATACCTGGAATGgtcaaagaatttttaaaaggctgggaaaaccgggaaatgtcaagggaaaattGTCAGGTCATCTTTACGTGCTTCCTAGAATAGGTCTGACGTTTTgagcaacaaattttgcctgaaaaactGTTTCAGAGTATGTCTTTTCAACCATTGGGCATAACTTACGGTGTCAGggatattcattttttaaattttgtggcaacctcAACTTGTGAGAAATTAATAGTCACCCTTTTTAACCTTTTCCCTGTAGTGtaaatctgaaatattttatcacatTGACCCTTTCAACGGCCTGCAAGCcttaaaaggtaaaaaagagTAAATTCAATTAATATAGTTAACACAGGGATTCCTCAGATCATCTGGAATTTTTGCATGTGTGAAGGTGTATCTGTATGCATGTTAACTTACAACTACACATATTTTTATCATCTTGAGTTTTCCTTTTTGTaaagtgtgtttttttcatcttgtaTGCAGTCATCTGATATGTAGTGtgcgtttttaaaatttgcttctttttataattttatgtaaattaaTCGACCGGACTCGCCCGTTTCAATCTATTCTTGGTTGATCAGTGAAACAGCTGTATCAACTTGATCTCAACTAGTACATCAATCAATAtctgcaaaatttttgacgaactCTATAGTCTGTATAATAGAAAAATTCCATTGTTTCATTCatgtaaatttaaattatttttgtataaATGCCAAGTTATTTGGATAAAATTAATGTTGTAAATCCATAATCTAtttgattaattattttataaCATTTTACTTCGAATTTTGAAACGAATGGTACTAgcaaattttgaatataaacTTTTATTGTCTTTCACTATGcttttgattaatttatttttccaatcGGATATTTCTTATGTTATTCATCGGGTGCAATTACAACTATTGCAATTGCACCATTATTTAAAACAGCAGTGATGAGTAAAACAAGTGGTCATTCCCGATCTACTTTTGAAAAGAAGTTCTTCTAGAAGCTACCATTTCCAGAACTGACAATTTGATGCCCATTATTGTTGCTTGTATTAAAAGGACATAATGCTGAATTACCAATTTTGATCAAGGCAAGGGATCAAGCAATTAAGTTTATTCTTTTGAAGGAGTATCTCAGGGGCTTAAAAAATTGTCTGGCATTTGTTCTGAACACAAGAGAATTTAGGTGGGGTATATGTATGTGCATGTCAAAATTCTTAACTAGTTCGGATAAGAATTACAAAATCACTGTGCATTTTTCCATATTAAAATTTTCCCTGGTGCTGAGAACTTCCTCACTGGGATTTTTCGATATATACTATTTAGGAAGGTTTTCATATTTGGATTGCACattgcaaaaagggaccaagagcattctagtgttgctaggattgtgcaactcaCATTCCTTAAAGCGAAACTACTgaaatcacgcaaaaaattaaatttactaatgtaattttcctcttgaatttatagttttttcggagcaaaaatataatttgtttCGATGATCCGGTTGTTTTTGCAAAgtaaagaaagttgcacaatcttagcgtcattggaatgctctcagttcctttttgcaaaatgcaatccgtttATAATTCTTATTGAAAGCAATTAATTGACACTAGCTTGTGGAATTAACTAAAATCAGAAACAATCACATCAACCCTGAGAAACTAACTTTTTAAGTTGAGAAAATCATCTGTCAGTTTCACTAGACCTC contains:
- the RnrS gene encoding ribonucleoside-diphosphate reductase subunit M2 B, which codes for MATLISNKENIHGLTKLSLKDDLSQEKHQPFSEHNKNITNTNLKSQNGHIKEDKSRSNMFDPSIEPLLKDNPRRFVIFPIEFHDIWQMYKKAEASFWTAEEVDLSKDLADWEKLKPDEKHFISHVLAFFAASDGIVNENLVERFSQEVQVTEARCFYGFQIAMENVHSEMYSLLIDTYIRDPKEREYLFNAIETMPCVKRKADWAMKWIADDASSFAERVIAFAAVEGIFFSGSFASIFWLKKRGLMPGLTFSNELISRDEGLHCDFACLMFKHIIQKPSEDRVKEIIMDAVKIEQEFLTEALPVAMIGMNGTLMKQYIEFVADRLLVELGCMKVYFKENPFDFMEQISLEGKTNFFEKKVGEYQKSGVMSNKDAHVFSLDADF